The proteins below come from a single Streptomyces tubercidicus genomic window:
- the aceE gene encoding pyruvate dehydrogenase (acetyl-transferring), homodimeric type produces MASGSDRNPIIIGGLPSQVPDFDPEETQEWLDSLDAAVDERGRERARYLMLRLIERAREKRVAVPEMRSTDYVNTIATKDEPFFPGNEEIERKVLNATRWNAAVMVSRAQRPGIGVGGHIATFASSASLYDVGFNHFFRGKDQGDGGDQIFFQGHASPGVYARAYLLDRLTENQLDAFRQEKSKAPDGLSSYPHPRLMPDFWEFPTVSMGLGPLGAIYQARMNRYMEARGIADTSKSHVWAYLGDGEMDEPESLGQLSIAAREGLDNLTFVVNCNLQRLDGPVRGNGKIMQELESQFRGAGWNVIKLVWDRSWDPLLAQDRDGILVNKLNTTPDGQFQTYATETGSYIREHFFGDDHRLRAMVEGMTDDQILHLGRGGHDHKKIYAAYAAAKAHKGQPTVILAQTVKGWTLGPNFEGRNATHQMKKLTVEDLKGFRDRLHLPIPDKDLEDGAPPYYHPGRDSEEIQYMHDRRKGLGGYVPTRVVRAKPLQLPDDKAYAGAKKGSGQQKIATTMAFVRVLKDLMRDKEIGKRFVPIAPDEYRTFGMDAFFPSAKIYNPLGQQYESVDRELLLAYKESPTGQMLHDGITEAGCTASLIAAGSAYATHGEPLIPVYVFYSMFGFQRTGDQFWQMADQLSRGFVLGATAGRTTLTGEGLQHADGHSQLLASTNPACVSYDPAYGYEIAHIVKDGLRRMYGENSEDVFYYLTVYNEPILHPAEPADADVEGILKGLHRVKPGEKGEHTAQILASGVAVPWAVEAQQILADEWNVKADVWSATSWNELRRDAVEIEEHNLLHPEEEQRVPYVTQKLQGAEGPKIAVSDWMRSVPDQIARWVPGTYQSLGADGFGFADTRGAARRFFHIDAQSIVLGVLTELAKEGKVDRSLLKQAIDRYQLLDVAAADAGEAGGDA; encoded by the coding sequence GTGGCTTCCGGATCCGATCGAAACCCGATCATCATTGGCGGCCTTCCCAGCCAGGTCCCGGACTTCGATCCCGAAGAAACCCAGGAATGGCTCGACTCGCTCGACGCGGCCGTCGACGAGCGAGGCCGGGAACGTGCCCGCTACCTCATGCTCCGCCTGATCGAGCGCGCCCGCGAGAAGCGTGTGGCCGTGCCCGAGATGCGCAGCACGGACTACGTGAACACCATCGCGACCAAGGACGAGCCGTTCTTCCCGGGTAACGAGGAGATCGAGCGCAAGGTCCTGAACGCGACCCGGTGGAACGCGGCCGTGATGGTCTCGCGCGCCCAGCGTCCGGGCATCGGCGTCGGCGGCCATATCGCCACCTTCGCCTCCTCCGCCTCCCTCTACGACGTGGGCTTCAACCACTTCTTCCGGGGCAAGGACCAGGGTGACGGCGGCGACCAGATCTTCTTCCAGGGCCATGCCTCGCCCGGTGTCTACGCCCGCGCGTACCTCCTGGACCGGCTGACCGAGAACCAGCTCGACGCCTTCCGCCAGGAGAAGTCCAAGGCTCCCGACGGGCTGTCCAGCTACCCGCACCCGCGGCTGATGCCGGACTTCTGGGAGTTCCCGACCGTCTCGATGGGCCTTGGCCCGCTCGGTGCGATCTACCAGGCGCGGATGAACCGCTACATGGAGGCGCGCGGTATCGCCGACACCTCCAAGTCGCACGTCTGGGCGTACCTCGGCGACGGCGAGATGGACGAGCCCGAGTCGCTCGGCCAGCTGTCCATCGCCGCCCGTGAGGGCCTGGACAACCTGACCTTCGTCGTCAACTGCAACCTGCAGCGCCTGGACGGCCCGGTCCGCGGCAACGGCAAGATCATGCAGGAGCTGGAGTCGCAGTTCCGCGGCGCCGGCTGGAACGTGATCAAGCTGGTGTGGGACCGCAGCTGGGACCCGCTGCTCGCGCAGGACCGCGACGGCATCCTGGTGAACAAGCTCAACACCACCCCCGACGGCCAGTTCCAGACGTACGCCACCGAGACCGGTTCGTACATCCGCGAGCACTTCTTCGGTGACGACCACCGGCTGCGGGCGATGGTCGAGGGCATGACCGACGACCAGATCCTGCACCTGGGCCGCGGCGGTCACGACCACAAGAAGATCTACGCGGCGTATGCGGCGGCCAAGGCCCACAAGGGCCAGCCGACGGTGATCCTCGCGCAGACCGTCAAGGGCTGGACGCTCGGTCCCAACTTCGAGGGCCGCAACGCGACCCACCAGATGAAGAAGCTGACGGTCGAGGACCTCAAGGGCTTCCGTGACCGGCTGCACCTGCCGATCCCGGACAAGGACCTGGAGGACGGCGCGCCCCCGTACTACCACCCGGGCCGCGACTCCGAAGAGATCCAGTACATGCACGACCGCCGCAAGGGCCTGGGCGGCTATGTGCCGACCCGTGTCGTGCGTGCCAAGCCGCTGCAGCTGCCGGACGACAAGGCCTATGCGGGCGCCAAGAAGGGTTCGGGGCAGCAGAAGATCGCCACGACGATGGCGTTCGTCCGGGTCCTGAAGGACCTGATGCGGGACAAGGAGATCGGCAAGCGTTTCGTGCCGATCGCGCCCGACGAGTACCGCACCTTCGGTATGGACGCGTTCTTCCCGTCGGCCAAGATCTACAACCCGCTGGGCCAGCAGTACGAGTCGGTGGACCGCGAACTGCTCCTCGCGTACAAGGAGTCGCCGACCGGGCAGATGCTGCACGACGGCATCACCGAGGCGGGCTGCACGGCCTCGCTGATCGCCGCGGGTTCCGCCTATGCGACGCACGGCGAGCCGCTGATCCCGGTCTATGTCTTCTACTCGATGTTCGGGTTCCAGCGGACCGGTGACCAGTTCTGGCAGATGGCCGACCAGCTCTCCCGCGGCTTCGTGCTCGGCGCGACCGCCGGCCGTACGACGCTGACCGGTGAGGGGCTGCAGCACGCGGACGGCCACTCGCAGCTGCTGGCCTCGACCAACCCGGCCTGTGTCTCCTACGACCCGGCCTACGGCTACGAGATCGCGCATATCGTCAAGGACGGTCTGCGCCGGATGTACGGCGAGAACTCCGAGGACGTCTTCTACTACCTCACCGTCTACAACGAGCCGATCCTGCACCCCGCGGAGCCGGCCGACGCCGACGTCGAGGGCATCCTCAAGGGTCTGCACCGTGTGAAGCCCGGCGAGAAGGGCGAGCACACCGCCCAGATCCTCGCCTCGGGTGTCGCGGTGCCGTGGGCGGTCGAGGCCCAGCAGATCCTCGCGGACGAGTGGAACGTCAAGGCCGATGTCTGGTCGGCGACGTCCTGGAACGAGCTGCGCCGCGACGCGGTGGAGATCGAGGAGCACAACCTGCTGCACCCGGAGGAGGAGCAGCGCGTCCCGTACGTGACGCAGAAGCTCCAGGGTGCCGAGGGCCCGAAGATCGCGGTCTCGGACTGGATGCGTTCCGTTCCGGACCAGATCGCGCGCTGGGTTCCCGGCACGTACCAGTCGCTGGGTGCCGATGGCTTCGGCTTCGCGGACACCCGTGGTGCGGCCCGCCGCTTCTTCCACATCGACGCGCAGTCCATCGTCCTTGGCGTGCTCACCGAGCTCGCCAAGGAGGGCAAGGTCGACCGGTCGCTGCTGAAGCAGGCGATCGACCGTTACCAGCTCCTGGAC
- a CDS encoding DUF3052 domain-containing protein, whose translation MSATADHAEERTNPAARLGFEPGQVVQEIGYDDDVDQDLREGIETVIGQDLVDEDYDDVCDVVVLWFRDEDGDLTDALVDAIGLIDEGGQIWLLTPKTGREGYVEPSDINEAAQTAGLSQTKSINAAKDWTGSRLVTPKSGKR comes from the coding sequence GTGAGCGCGACCGCGGACCACGCGGAGGAGCGGACCAACCCTGCCGCCAGGCTGGGGTTCGAGCCCGGACAGGTGGTCCAGGAGATCGGTTACGACGACGACGTCGATCAGGATCTCCGCGAAGGCATTGAGACCGTGATCGGCCAGGATCTCGTCGACGAGGACTACGACGACGTCTGTGACGTCGTGGTGCTGTGGTTCCGCGACGAGGACGGCGACCTCACGGACGCGCTGGTGGACGCCATCGGCCTGATCGACGAGGGCGGGCAGATCTGGCTGCTGACCCCGAAGACCGGCCGTGAGGGCTACGTCGAGCCGAGCGACATCAATGAGGCCGCGCAGACCGCGGGTCTGTCCCAGACCAAGAGCATCAACGCGGCCAAGGACTGGACCGGCAGCCGCCTGGTCACCCCCAAGTCCGGCAAGCGCTGA
- a CDS encoding peroxiredoxin, translating into MAIEVGTKAPDFELKNQHGELVKLSDFRGEKAVVLLFYPFAFTGVCTGELCALRDELPKFVNDDVQLLAVSNDSPFSLRVFAEQEGLEYPLLSDFWPHGEASRAYGVFDEEKGCAVRGTFIIDKEGVVRWTVVNGLPDARDLNDYVKALGTL; encoded by the coding sequence ATGGCGATCGAGGTCGGCACGAAGGCTCCGGATTTCGAGCTGAAGAACCAGCACGGCGAGCTGGTCAAGCTCTCCGACTTCCGCGGTGAGAAGGCCGTTGTCCTCCTCTTCTACCCCTTCGCCTTCACCGGTGTGTGCACCGGCGAGCTCTGCGCGCTCCGTGACGAGCTGCCGAAGTTCGTCAACGACGACGTCCAGCTGCTGGCCGTCTCCAACGACTCCCCGTTCTCGCTGCGCGTCTTCGCCGAGCAGGAGGGTCTGGAGTACCCGCTGCTGTCGGACTTCTGGCCGCACGGCGAGGCCTCGCGGGCGTACGGCGTCTTCGACGAGGAGAAGGGCTGCGCGGTGCGCGGCACGTTCATCATCGACAAGGAGGGCGTGGTGCGCTGGACGGTCGTCAACGGCCTGCCCGACGCCCGCGACCTGAACGACTACGTCAAGGCGCTCGGCACCCTCTGA
- a CDS encoding TerD family protein gives MGVSLSKGGNVSLTKEAPNLTAVIVGLGWDARTTTGTDFDLDASALLTNDQGKVGNDQNFVFFNNLKSPDGSVEHTGDNITGEGEGDDEQIKVNLAAVPADVSKIVFPVSIYDAETRQQSFGQVRNAFIRVVNQADNNELARYDLSEDASTETAMVFGELYRNGAEWKFRAIGQGYASGLRGIAQDFGVNV, from the coding sequence GTGGGAGTCAGCCTCAGCAAGGGCGGCAACGTCTCGCTGACGAAGGAAGCCCCCAACCTGACCGCCGTCATCGTCGGTCTGGGCTGGGACGCGCGTACCACCACCGGTACGGACTTCGACCTGGACGCCAGCGCCCTGCTGACGAACGACCAGGGCAAGGTGGGCAACGACCAGAACTTCGTGTTCTTCAACAACCTGAAGAGCCCGGACGGTTCGGTCGAGCACACCGGTGACAACATCACCGGTGAGGGCGAAGGCGACGACGAGCAGATCAAGGTGAATCTGGCCGCGGTGCCGGCCGATGTATCCAAGATCGTCTTCCCGGTGTCGATCTACGACGCCGAGACCCGCCAGCAGAGCTTCGGCCAGGTCCGTAACGCCTTCATCCGCGTGGTCAACCAGGCCGACAACAATGAGCTGGCGCGCTACGACCTGAGCGAGGACGCCTCGACGGAGACCGCCATGGTCTTCGGCGAGCTGTACCGCAACGGCGCGGAGTGGAAGTTCCGGGCCATCGGCCAGGGCTACGCCTCGGGCCTGCGCGGCATCGCGCAGGACTTCGGCGTCAACGTCTGA
- a CDS encoding TerD family protein has translation MSVTLAKGGNVSLSKAAPNLTQIMVGLGWDARSTTGAPFDLDASALLCQSGRVLGDEYFVFYNNLKSPEGSVEHTGDNLTGEGEGDDESVLVDLSQVPEQVDKIVFPVSIHDADLRGQSFGQVSNAFIRIVNQADGSELARYDLSEDASTETAMIFGEVYRYQGEWKFRAVGQGYASGLRGIALDFGVNVS, from the coding sequence ATGAGCGTCACGCTTGCCAAGGGGGGCAATGTCTCCCTGTCCAAGGCCGCTCCGAATCTCACACAGATCATGGTCGGCCTCGGCTGGGACGCGCGGTCCACGACCGGCGCGCCCTTCGATCTGGACGCCAGCGCGTTGCTGTGCCAGTCGGGCCGGGTGCTGGGGGACGAGTACTTCGTCTTCTACAACAACCTCAAAAGTCCCGAGGGCTCCGTCGAGCACACCGGGGACAACCTCACCGGCGAGGGTGAGGGCGACGACGAGTCGGTCCTGGTGGATCTTTCCCAGGTACCCGAGCAGGTCGACAAGATCGTCTTTCCGGTCTCGATCCATGACGCCGATCTGCGCGGCCAAAGCTTCGGACAGGTCAGCAACGCGTTTATCCGCATCGTCAATCAGGCCGACGGCAGCGAACTCGCCCGCTACGACCTCAGCGAGGACGCCTCGACGGAGACCGCGATGATCTTCGGCGAGGTGTATCGCTACCAGGGCGAATGGAAGTTCCGGGCAGTCGGGCAGGGGTACGCGTCGGGTCTCCGGGGCATCGCTCTAGACTTCGGGGTCAACGTTTCGTAA
- a CDS encoding DUF475 domain-containing protein, with product MLLKTFGWSFAATAAGLALAGVLWGWQGLAIVGILSILEISLSFDNAVINAGILRKMNPFWQKIFLTLGILIAVFGMRLVFPVVIVAITAKLGPIEAVNLAINDKAQYEELVTSAHPAIAAFGGIFLLMIFLDFIFEERDYKWLSWIEKPMAKMGKLDTLSIIIALVALLVSAMTVATSVAHGGGDKSATVLLSGVAGLITYLVVAGISGYFEGKLEDEDEAAEEAAEARAAKGNGSAVGLAGKAAFFMFLYLEVIDASFSFDGVISAFAITNDIFMMALGLGIGAMYIRSLTVFLVRKGTLDDYVYLEHGAHYAIGALAVILLITIKYEIPEVVTGLVGVVLIALSFASSVVRNRREGSSGDASGEKPEVTSGV from the coding sequence GTGCTCCTGAAAACCTTTGGCTGGTCGTTCGCCGCCACGGCGGCCGGCCTCGCCTTGGCGGGCGTGCTTTGGGGGTGGCAGGGGCTGGCGATTGTCGGGATCCTGTCCATCCTGGAGATCTCGCTCTCGTTCGACAACGCCGTCATCAACGCAGGCATTCTGCGCAAGATGAACCCCTTCTGGCAGAAGATCTTCCTTACGCTCGGCATCCTCATCGCCGTGTTCGGCATGCGACTGGTGTTCCCGGTCGTCATTGTCGCGATCACCGCGAAGCTGGGGCCGATCGAGGCGGTCAATCTCGCCATCAATGACAAGGCGCAATACGAGGAACTGGTCACCAGCGCCCATCCGGCCATCGCGGCCTTCGGCGGGATCTTCCTGCTGATGATCTTCCTCGACTTCATATTCGAGGAGCGCGATTACAAGTGGCTGTCCTGGATCGAAAAGCCCATGGCCAAGATGGGCAAGCTGGACACCCTGTCGATCATCATCGCGCTGGTCGCCCTGCTGGTGAGTGCGATGACGGTGGCCACCAGCGTCGCGCACGGCGGCGGTGACAAGAGCGCCACGGTGCTGCTGTCCGGTGTCGCGGGCCTCATCACGTACCTCGTCGTCGCCGGTATCTCCGGCTACTTCGAAGGCAAGCTGGAGGACGAGGACGAGGCAGCCGAGGAGGCCGCGGAGGCGCGCGCCGCGAAGGGCAACGGCTCGGCCGTCGGCCTGGCCGGCAAGGCCGCGTTCTTCATGTTCCTCTACCTTGAGGTCATCGACGCGTCCTTCTCCTTCGACGGCGTCATCAGTGCCTTCGCCATCACCAACGACATCTTCATGATGGCGCTGGGTCTGGGTATCGGCGCCATGTACATCCGGTCGCTGACGGTCTTCCTGGTCCGCAAGGGAACCCTGGACGACTACGTCTACCTGGAGCACGGCGCCCACTACGCGATCGGCGCGCTGGCCGTCATCCTGCTCATCACGATCAAGTACGAGATCCCCGAGGTCGTCACCGGCCTCGTCGGCGTCGTGCTGATCGCCCTCTCGTTCGCCTCTTCCGTGGTCCGGAACCGGCGTGAGGGCAGCTCGGGAGACGCATCGGGCGAGAAGCCGGAAGTCACGTCCGGAGTGTGA
- a CDS encoding TerD family protein, giving the protein MSFLGNLWRGGAQKFDFDSGGASYVVELTKRNPVVSLTKQGAASGHLRVNLHWQMRTSDLHERGGQRRGGLLRNPGKLFRPEVVQAQGPAVVNVDLDLACLYELKDGTRGVAQPLGNFLGDLNGPPFVKLSGDDRFGSGSGETLYINLDHREEIKRMLIFVYIYDGTPAFDRTHAVVTLYPSSGPRVEVKLDERAPQARSCAVFMLENVKDELTVRREVKYVYGFQAELDRLYGWGLQWGRGYKTKV; this is encoded by the coding sequence GTGTCGTTCCTGGGGAATCTGTGGCGCGGTGGCGCGCAGAAGTTTGATTTCGACAGCGGTGGCGCTTCGTATGTCGTCGAGCTGACGAAGCGGAATCCGGTCGTCTCGCTGACGAAGCAGGGGGCCGCCAGCGGGCATCTGCGGGTCAATCTGCACTGGCAGATGCGGACCTCGGACCTTCATGAGCGGGGCGGGCAGCGCAGAGGCGGGCTGCTGCGGAATCCGGGCAAGCTGTTCAGGCCCGAGGTCGTGCAGGCGCAGGGGCCGGCCGTGGTCAATGTCGACCTGGACCTGGCGTGTCTGTACGAGCTCAAGGACGGCACCAGGGGCGTGGCGCAGCCGCTGGGCAACTTTCTGGGCGACCTCAACGGGCCGCCCTTCGTCAAGCTCAGCGGTGACGACCGCTTCGGTTCAGGGTCCGGCGAGACGCTCTACATCAACCTGGACCACCGCGAAGAGATCAAGCGCATGCTGATCTTCGTGTACATCTACGACGGCACACCGGCCTTCGACCGTACGCATGCGGTCGTGACGCTCTATCCGAGCAGCGGCCCGCGGGTGGAGGTCAAGCTGGACGAGCGGGCGCCGCAGGCGCGCTCCTGCGCCGTCTTCATGCTGGAGAACGTCAAGGACGAGCTGACGGTGCGGCGCGAGGTGAAGTACGTCTACGGCTTCCAGGCGGAGCTGGACCGGCTGTACGGCTGGGGGCTCCAGTGGGGGCGGGGCTACAAGACCAAGGTGTGA